The Schistocerca gregaria isolate iqSchGreg1 chromosome 4, iqSchGreg1.2, whole genome shotgun sequence genome contains a region encoding:
- the LOC126267389 gene encoding constitutive coactivator of peroxisome proliferator-activated receptor gamma-like: protein MGIWGLQSFIDGKQWYEEVNIRDVAQEWRRTKTVEPVIAVDGAACARHIYGTADKFCGGQYKQFRESCRTFVQRFRDSGIRLVFFFDGIPVEEKMNAWANRRMYRLLQISQLFADFRARRLTKETKRKFYLTPEAVVPTARVIFCTELDCKVRVATEDCDNELAEYAAREDHCLGIISSDTDLLVHEGVPCLILFKHLKMTSSLNARRYNPADIASKLGLRREHLPVFASFVGNDIIIRSQLESLHDKLFSRYGKGTRVENVAKFVRDGPPEDVPALCAYAFDDQPNHLEDEVRASIDSYRRVNPVAEEPTGDGPWGELLRLAKERHVNCKMPAVVYAVMMRRRFRIGEVLEDLARQRPTGLVLRPMRARLYAVLLRERGPDSAEVTEMMPMGINDIREESVAAAQLPTSVLHPGLRALWQQEDVAGRDQRWRLFAWVTSPRVNLPALRSVWPAHLAVPAVALSYLRHDCNPAALGQTEAAVFAAVAVAVGDASASFLAGPDVERVNVRAVYLATLFVRTVLHVLDAAAACGLSFPTEKDCLLEAYFDGRYFHDVYAATMSQRLRDPRHYLQWRASYEAQFQQLVDAIESTN from the exons ATGGGTATCTGGGGCCTTCAGTCGTTCATTGATGGAAAACAATGGTACGAAGAAGTGAACATCAGAGACGTCGCACAGGAATGGAGGCGCACAAAGACTGTGGAGCCAGTCATTGCTGTTGATGGTGCTGCCTGCGCCAGGCACATATACGGTACGGCAGATAAGTTTTGCGGCGGTCAGTACAAGCAATTCCGGGAGTCGTGCAGAACTTTTGTGCAGAGATTTCGTGACAGTGGGATCCGGTTAGTTTTCTTCTTCGATGGCATACCAGTAGAAGAAAAGATGAATGCTTGGGCAAACCGAAGAATGTAtagattgttgcagatatcgcaacTCTTTGCCGATTTTCGTGCAAGACGTCTTACGAAAGAGACTAAGAGGAAATTCTATTTGACGCCAGAGGCCGTGGTGCCCACTGCAAGAGTCATTTTTTGTACCGAACTGGACTGCAAAGTGCGTGTAGCAACCGAAGATTGCGACAATGAGCTGGCCGAGTACGCCGCTAGGGAAGACCATTGTCTCGGCATTATATCCAGCGACACTGATCTGTTGGTGCACGAGGGAGTCCCGTGCCTCATCCTTTTCAAACATCTGAAGATGACCAGCAGCTTAAATGCGCGACGCTACAATCCTGCCGACATAGCCTCGAAACTGGGACTCCGGCGCGAACACCTGCCAGTCTTTGCGTCATTCGTCGGCAACGACATCATCATTAGGTCGCAGCTGGAATCACTGCACGACAAGCTTTTTTCACGCTACGGCAAGGGCACCAGGGTCGAGAACGTCGCCAAGTTTGTCAGGGATGGGCCGCCGGAGGATGTTCCAGCTCTGTGTGCCTACGCCTTCGACGACCAGCCGAATCACTTGGAGGACGAAGTGAGAGCGAGTATCGACAGCTACAGGCGCGTGAACCCGGTTGCAGAGGAGCCGACTGGCGACGGCCCGTGGGGTGAACTGCTGCGGTTGGCCAAGGAGAGACACGTGAACTGCAAAATGCCTGCCGTGGTGTACGCCGTAATGATGCGCAGGCGTTTCCGCATCGGTGAGGTTCTAGAAGACCTAGCCAGGCAGCGCCCAACCGGATTGGTGCTTCGGCCCATGAGGGCCAGACTGTACGCTGTTCTGCTTCGAGAGCGAGGCCCGGACTCCGCCGAAGTGACAGAGATGATGCCCATGGGCATCAACGACATACGCGAGGAGTCGGTGGCAGCGGCTCAGCTACCCACAAGCGTCCTTCACCCCGGACTTCGTGCCTTGTGGCAACAGGAG GACGTCGCGGGCCGAGACCAGCGGTGGCGGCTCTTCGCGTGGGTGACGTCACCACGGGTGAACCTTCCGGCGCTGAGGTCCGTGTGGCCAGCGCACCTTGCGGTGCCCGCTGTCGCACTCTCGTACCTGCGCCACGACTGTAACCCCGCCGCCCTGGGACAGACGGAGGCCGCGGTCTTCGCAGCCGTCGCCGTGGCCGTCGGCGACGCCTCCGCCAGCTTCCTCGCAGGTCCGGATGTCGAGAGGGTCAACGTACGAGCCGTCTACTTGGCGACGCTCTTCGTGCGTACGGTGCTGCACGTGCTCGACGCAGCTGCGGCGTGCGGGCTCTCCTTCCCGACCGAGAAAGACTGCCTTCTGGAAGCCTACTTTGATGGAAGATACTTCCACGACGTGTAcgccgcgactatgtcgcagcgaCTGCGTGACCCGAGGCACTACCTTCAGTGGCGTGCCTCGTACGAAGCACAGTTTCAGCAGCTGGTAGATGCAATCGAAAGCACCAACTGA